A region from the Aegilops tauschii subsp. strangulata cultivar AL8/78 chromosome 5, Aet v6.0, whole genome shotgun sequence genome encodes:
- the LOC109757349 gene encoding uncharacterized protein, translating to MENSKHAGGGLEQQQQPAGVVLEHLQLQCYDDYFILKKDAMGCFSGYQKCTTALRKIAYGTTANSWDEYLWMSESTCGNAMNCPKALQGQYQGHVKKPTIILEVVASQDLWIWHAFFGMPGSHNDINVLQQSPLFARLTQGKAPPCHYTVCGHEYNMGYYLVDGVYPSWAMFVSTISNPVGKKESHFSQRQEAARKDVERTFGVL from the exons ATGGAGAACTCGAAGCACGCCGGCGGAGGActcgagcagcagcagcagcctgCCGGCGTAGTGCTTGAGCACCTCCAGCTTCAG TGCTACGATGACTACTTCATCCTGAAGAAGGACGCCATGGGATGCTTCTCTGGTTACCAGAAGTGCACGACCGCACTCCGGAAGATTGCATATGGTACGACTGCTAATTCGTGGGACGAGTACCTATGGATGTCTGAGAGCACATGCGGAAATGCCATG AACTGCCCGAAGGCTTTACAAGGGCAATATCAGGGTCATGTTAAGAAGCCAACCATCATTCTTGAAGTAGTTGCATCACAGGATCTTTGGATTTGGCACGCTTTCTTTGGCATGCCCGggtctcacaatgacatcaatgtgctgCAACAATCGCCGTTGTTTGCGAGGCTGACTCAAGGAAAAGCTCCTCCTTGCCACTATACTGTCTGTGGACATGAGTACAACATGGGCTACTATCTGGTTGACGGTGTCTATCCTTCATGGGCTATGTTTGTCAGCACCATCTCAAACCCAGTTGGAAAGAAAGAAAGTCACTTTTCCCAAAGACAAGAAGCAGCTAGAAAAGATGTCGAGAGGACATTTGGAGTTCTGTAG